From a single Argonema galeatum A003/A1 genomic region:
- a CDS encoding YcxB family protein — protein MQIISREYRWTIWDLFKDMMNGFIVILVVILIAIPISIRLSLFPFKVFLSLLVPMFMVIVLFVSFLALALILQENNRAYKGHQFEISEAGITLHFVDDSRIEIDFGNIQRLVKRRSYYFIVSQKEFYYLPLNAFASKDDIYRFNSLLKKK, from the coding sequence ATGCAGATAATAAGCCGTGAATACAGATGGACAATTTGGGATTTGTTCAAAGATATGATGAATGGATTTATTGTAATCCTGGTGGTGATCTTGATAGCTATTCCGATATCTATAAGATTGTCTTTATTTCCTTTTAAGGTGTTTCTGTCTTTACTTGTGCCTATGTTTATGGTAATTGTATTGTTTGTGAGTTTCTTAGCATTAGCGTTGATTTTGCAGGAAAATAACCGGGCTTATAAAGGTCATCAATTTGAGATAAGTGAGGCAGGTATAACATTACATTTTGTAGATGATAGTAGAATAGAAATAGACTTTGGCAATATTCAAAGACTTGTTAAAAGGCGTAGTTATTACTTCATTGTTTCACAAAAAGAATTTTACTACTTACCATTGAACGCCTTTGCATCTAAAGATGATATTTATCGCTTTAACTCATTACTGAAAAAAAAATAA
- a CDS encoding CHAT domain-containing protein, with the protein MPTIKARRRLSTFIALTLLTLLFVTAILSGSAQELTVIPVSQPGTAITLLEKGKNDYQSGRFTAAVEDLQKAAKEFEALADMANQAQSLYYLSWAYEGLGDYVEAEKAIAQSITILKRLPNLKILAQAFDTQASLQLAQGKAQAALASWSMAEKLYFQTKDEIGVLGSKINQAQALEEEGQYRRSCNILLQALEIDDLMRSLNIQESNCQGLDRVAPDTFERLVEKMQQRFHFPLQAIGLRGLGVALGTIGNLPRSQKILEQSLAIFQQLNLPAQISETLFSLGNTARMLGEIEVALDYYRKAVALKSRTTNKDWLAVTLSAQINQMSLLLEVNALADAQVLIPQILANITNLPPSRDNIYARVYLAHNLIDFVNKQELIQDFNARARKIAVIDNQGIAQLIAEAVQQAKSLGDKKAESHALGTLGQLYEQTQQWSEAQTVTQQALAIALDINAAEITYQWEWQIARLLREQGDIEGAIAYNKQAYNTLQSLRSDLVATNENVQFYFQEQIEPIYRNLVSLLLLYPDNQDNLKQARNVIESLQLAELENFFRIPCLNPKTEQIEKVIKEGDRTAAVIYPIILADRLATILSLPGQPLSTYSTALPQAEVEQTISELRQTMSPAISNQKRLRLSQQVYDWLIRPVEVQLAKNKLETLVFVLDGVFRNVPMAALHDGDRYLIEKYSVALTAGLQLLEPRSLPQIKLQSLIGGLTEARSGFAALPAVKDEVKQISETVYSQVILDEKFTRQALEKQIETHSYPVVHLATHGQFSSKPENTFVLTWDGRIDVYTLSQLLKISEQNSQKPIELLVLSACQTASGDKKAALGLAGLAVRSGVRSTVATLWSVNDRSTTKLMVEFYKNLIQGGKNKAEALRQAQLLLLKQEKYNHPYYWAPFILLGNWL; encoded by the coding sequence ATGCCTACCATAAAAGCACGTAGGAGATTAAGCACTTTCATTGCCTTAACGTTACTGACACTGTTATTTGTCACAGCAATTCTGTCCGGCTCTGCACAAGAGTTAACTGTTATACCAGTAAGTCAGCCTGGAACTGCTATTACTTTATTAGAAAAAGGCAAAAACGATTATCAGTCTGGTCGTTTTACTGCGGCAGTTGAGGACTTGCAAAAAGCAGCCAAAGAGTTTGAGGCTTTGGCAGATATGGCAAACCAAGCTCAAAGTTTATACTATTTGTCTTGGGCTTATGAAGGTTTGGGAGATTATGTAGAGGCGGAAAAGGCGATCGCTCAAAGCATAACTATCTTAAAAAGGCTACCTAATCTCAAGATTTTGGCTCAAGCATTCGATACTCAAGCAAGTTTGCAATTGGCGCAAGGAAAAGCTCAAGCTGCTCTGGCAAGCTGGTCAATGGCAGAAAAGCTTTATTTTCAAACAAAAGATGAAATAGGGGTGCTAGGCAGTAAAATTAATCAGGCGCAAGCATTGGAAGAGGAGGGGCAATACCGTCGTTCCTGCAATATATTATTACAAGCGCTTGAGATTGATGATTTAATGCGATCGCTTAACATTCAAGAATCAAATTGTCAAGGCTTAGATCGGGTCGCTCCAGATACTTTCGAGCGACTCGTGGAAAAGATGCAGCAGCGCTTTCATTTTCCGCTGCAAGCCATTGGTTTGCGCGGTTTAGGCGTGGCTTTAGGGACGATCGGCAACTTACCTCGCTCCCAAAAAATTTTAGAGCAAAGTTTGGCGATTTTTCAACAGTTAAATTTGCCTGCACAAATAAGTGAAACGCTATTCAGTTTGGGCAATACTGCTAGAATGCTAGGCGAAATAGAAGTCGCTTTGGACTATTACCGAAAGGCTGTAGCGCTGAAAAGTAGAACTACAAATAAAGATTGGCTGGCTGTAACATTATCTGCCCAGATCAATCAAATGAGCTTATTGTTGGAAGTAAATGCGTTAGCAGATGCTCAGGTATTAATTCCGCAAATTTTAGCGAATATAACTAATTTACCACCCAGTCGCGATAATATTTACGCACGGGTTTATTTGGCGCATAATCTGATCGATTTTGTTAATAAGCAAGAACTAATCCAAGATTTTAATGCACGAGCAAGAAAAATCGCGGTGATCGATAATCAAGGAATTGCCCAACTTATAGCTGAAGCAGTACAACAGGCGAAAAGTCTGGGAGATAAAAAAGCAGAATCTCACGCTTTAGGAACGCTAGGTCAATTATACGAACAAACTCAACAGTGGTCAGAGGCGCAAACGGTAACGCAACAAGCCCTTGCGATCGCTCTGGACATTAATGCTGCTGAGATTACTTATCAATGGGAATGGCAAATAGCACGACTTCTCAGAGAACAAGGGGATATCGAAGGGGCGATCGCTTATAATAAACAAGCTTACAATACACTGCAATCTCTTCGCAGCGATTTAGTTGCCACCAACGAGAACGTGCAATTTTATTTTCAGGAGCAAATCGAACCAATTTACCGCAATCTCGTCAGCCTTTTGTTGCTATACCCGGATAATCAAGATAACCTCAAACAAGCGAGAAATGTGATAGAATCGCTTCAGCTAGCAGAGTTAGAAAACTTCTTTCGCATCCCTTGTTTAAATCCTAAAACAGAGCAAATTGAAAAAGTTATAAAAGAGGGCGATCGCACTGCTGCGGTCATTTATCCCATTATTCTAGCAGACCGTTTAGCAACAATTCTCTCCCTTCCCGGACAACCCTTAAGTACATACAGTACCGCACTACCTCAAGCTGAAGTTGAACAAACAATCAGCGAATTGCGACAGACAATGAGTCCGGCTATATCAAACCAAAAGCGCCTGCGTCTTTCCCAACAAGTTTATGACTGGCTAATTCGACCTGTAGAAGTGCAATTAGCTAAAAATAAGCTCGAAACTTTAGTATTCGTGCTAGATGGTGTGTTTCGCAACGTCCCTATGGCAGCACTTCACGATGGCGATCGCTATCTGATTGAAAAATACAGCGTCGCGCTAACGGCTGGTTTGCAGTTATTAGAACCGCGATCGCTACCACAAATTAAACTCCAATCTTTAATCGGAGGTTTAACTGAAGCTCGAAGTGGTTTTGCCGCTTTACCTGCTGTAAAAGATGAAGTAAAACAAATTAGCGAGACAGTTTATTCTCAAGTTATTCTTGATGAAAAATTTACTCGTCAAGCTTTAGAAAAGCAAATTGAAACCCATTCTTATCCTGTCGTTCACCTGGCTACCCACGGTCAGTTTAGTTCCAAACCGGAAAATACTTTTGTGTTAACTTGGGACGGTCGGATTGATGTCTACACTTTATCTCAATTACTCAAAATCAGTGAACAAAACAGCCAAAAACCTATTGAACTACTCGTTCTCAGCGCTTGTCAAACTGCTTCTGGAGACAAAAAAGCAGCTTTAGGATTGGCAGGATTAGCTGTGCGTTCTGGAGTTCGCAGTACGGTGGCAACGCTGTGGAGTGTCAACGATCGATCTACAACCAAGCTAATGGTAGAATTTTACAAAAATCTGATTCAAGGGGGTAAAAACAAAGCTGAAGCACTTCGTCAAGCTCAATTATTACTGCTTAAGCAAGAAAAATACAATCATCCCTATTATTGGGCACCTTTTATATTGCTCGGTAATTGGCTGTGA
- a CDS encoding DUF928 domain-containing protein: MIVKKICLYLILFAMFIGLQMIVAPPVMAQSELFINTNSNTIFKPPKDGTPDDTAGAGSRNGGRCAEDELVEGLSGFKVLIPSYSQSISERPVFSVYIPKTVAKKIFFSLRDANESYYYQTILSVPISPGEFTFELPEDAPRMESNKEYTWFLGLVCEQNFDPNDPMLQGVIRVMERK; encoded by the coding sequence ATGATCGTAAAAAAAATCTGCTTGTATTTGATTTTATTTGCTATGTTTATAGGATTGCAAATGATAGTAGCACCTCCCGTAATGGCGCAGAGTGAATTATTTATAAATACCAACTCTAATACAATTTTTAAACCGCCTAAAGATGGCACTCCAGATGACACAGCAGGAGCAGGATCTCGTAACGGAGGACGTTGTGCAGAAGATGAATTGGTCGAGGGTTTATCTGGTTTCAAAGTTCTCATACCAAGCTATAGTCAATCCATTTCAGAACGCCCAGTTTTTTCGGTTTACATTCCTAAAACTGTAGCTAAAAAAATCTTTTTTAGCTTGAGAGATGCCAATGAAAGTTACTATTACCAGACAATTCTGTCAGTGCCTATAAGTCCTGGTGAATTTACTTTTGAATTACCAGAAGATGCCCCAAGAATGGAAAGTAATAAGGAATATACGTGGTTTTTGGGCTTAGTTTGCGAACAAAATTTCGATCCTAACGATCCGATGTTACAAGGAGTGATTCGGGTAATGGAAAGGAAGTAG
- a CDS encoding Uma2 family endonuclease, whose product MVQTPSKPVTLEEFLKLPETKPASEYIDGKIIQKPMPQGKHSTIQTEQVTVINAALKPRRIARAFTELRCTFGGRSIVPDVSVFVWERIPRDENGEIANVFQLAPDWTIEILSPEQSQTKVTKNILHCLKYETQMGWLIDPDEKTVFVYLPREQPEIFDEPEQQLPVPSFASDLQLTVGELFSWLLE is encoded by the coding sequence ATGGTACAAACACCATCCAAACCCGTCACATTAGAAGAGTTTCTGAAACTACCAGAAACAAAACCCGCCAGCGAGTATATTGACGGAAAAATAATTCAAAAGCCAATGCCCCAAGGAAAACACAGTACTATTCAGACCGAACAGGTTACTGTTATCAATGCTGCCCTAAAACCTCGGCGAATTGCACGGGCTTTTACCGAACTGCGGTGTACCTTTGGCGGACGATCGATCGTACCGGATGTGTCGGTGTTTGTTTGGGAGAGAATACCTCGCGATGAGAATGGCGAAATTGCCAACGTTTTTCAGTTAGCCCCCGATTGGACGATCGAGATTTTATCGCCGGAACAAAGCCAGACGAAAGTCACCAAAAATATTCTACACTGTCTGAAATACGAGACACAGATGGGTTGGCTAATCGATCCAGATGAGAAAACAGTATTTGTTTATCTTCCCAGGGAACAACCCGAAATATTTGACGAACCAGAACAGCAACTTCCCGTACCTTCTTTTGCTAGTGATTTACAGTTGACTGTAGGAGAGTTATTTAGCTGGCTTTTGGAGTAA
- a CDS encoding GAF domain-containing protein translates to MEKVKIDNLQADLTNILKQICETSGWKYGEVWIPDSKLMRLHPAYYMVSEELADFRKESESFTFAAGAGLPGRVWMMQKPEWIENVELEPAIYYRSHLAKKAGLKAGLGVPILASGEVVAVVAFYNDVAIPPNEELIAEFNDRIQTLILEFKLAE, encoded by the coding sequence GTGGAGAAAGTTAAGATCGACAACTTGCAAGCTGACCTGACAAACATCCTCAAACAAATCTGCGAAACCTCTGGCTGGAAATACGGCGAAGTGTGGATTCCAGACAGCAAGCTGATGCGTCTCCATCCAGCATATTATATGGTATCAGAGGAACTGGCAGATTTCCGAAAGGAATCGGAAAGTTTTACCTTTGCAGCAGGCGCGGGTTTACCGGGTCGCGTGTGGATGATGCAAAAACCGGAATGGATCGAAAATGTAGAGTTAGAACCTGCTATCTATTATCGATCGCATCTTGCCAAAAAAGCCGGTTTAAAAGCTGGTTTGGGTGTACCCATTCTGGCGTCGGGTGAAGTTGTTGCTGTTGTGGCATTTTACAACGATGTGGCTATACCGCCAAACGAAGAATTGATTGCTGAATTTAACGATCGCATTCAAACCTTAATATTAGAATTTAAACTAGCTGAGTAA
- a CDS encoding CHASE2 domain-containing protein has protein sequence MQYQIGGTLTKNAPSYVERRADSELYEALKQGEFCYVLNSRQMGKSSLLVRTKERLQQEGFKCTVIDMTVVGGENITPLQWYKGIIADLWSGLNLSKKLNFKAWWREQEDISLLQILSLFIEELLLVHFPNDRVFIFLDEIDSILSLNFSVDDFFALIRFCYNQRAINPAYNRITFAIFGVGTPSDLIQDQNRTPFNIGRAIQLTGFDLPEAARLAEGLKIKQGNAQAILKEVLVWTGGQPFLTQKLCKSIALSSQNTMSGMLTIPPGTEAYWVESIVRSSIIERWESQDEPEHLRTIRDRIERNGKRAGRMLGIYQQILQGVEVKTDDSREQIELLLSGLVVREKGLFKVKNPIYEQIFNIKWVEKQLTSLRPYSQTLDAWVASKQTDSSRLLRGQALKDALAWALGKSLSDLDYQYLAASQDLSKQETQNALECLEQANQILSSARRKVKKEHLKHRIWPGWTGVTAICVASSIVLLRLMGLLQGIEWDVLDQFFRFRPLESPDPRIVIVTVDETDITQIGQWPMPDTILTQAIKNIKARNPRAIGLDLYRDLPVEPGHQALKQLFESTPNLIGIEKIVGNRIPPPPILSQLEQVGFADVVLDADGRIRRGLMSVEHQKQIHLSLGLQLALIYLKAEGVTAKQLNDYRLQLGRAILVPFHGNEGGYVRANSGGYQILLNFRGSLDNFQTISFADVLKNRIPPDLMKNRIIIIGTTAESLNDLFYTPYSSSLFRTPKRTSGVAIHANLISHILSAALDGRPSIRVWTKPQEWLWILVWSAIGALLSWRLKPLQIASGIFLAGSGLLLVAYLAFLRGWWLPVVGPMLGLVAAAIAFAIVINKRLEQLQLRRILDLLLEECATYPTAGRIAIEYLKQSESDRNQAFIQKWTIDRNLR, from the coding sequence ATGCAATACCAAATTGGTGGTACTCTCACAAAAAATGCGCCCAGTTATGTGGAACGGCGAGCTGATTCCGAGCTTTATGAAGCTTTAAAGCAGGGTGAATTTTGCTACGTCCTTAACTCTCGGCAAATGGGCAAATCTTCACTGCTGGTCAGAACCAAGGAGCGTCTCCAACAGGAAGGATTTAAGTGTACCGTTATCGACATGACCGTTGTTGGTGGTGAAAATATCACCCCACTGCAATGGTATAAGGGAATTATTGCCGATTTATGGTCAGGCTTGAATTTATCAAAAAAACTTAATTTTAAAGCTTGGTGGCGCGAACAAGAAGATATTTCCTTACTCCAAATCCTGAGTTTATTTATTGAAGAATTACTGCTAGTTCATTTTCCCAACGATCGAGTCTTTATTTTTCTTGATGAAATTGATAGCATTCTCAGCCTAAATTTTTCTGTAGATGACTTCTTTGCTCTGATTCGGTTTTGTTATAACCAAAGAGCAATTAACCCCGCTTACAACCGCATTACTTTTGCTATTTTCGGAGTGGGCACGCCATCCGATTTAATTCAAGACCAAAATCGCACGCCATTTAATATTGGTAGAGCCATCCAATTAACTGGTTTTGATTTGCCCGAAGCTGCGCGACTAGCTGAGGGATTAAAAATCAAACAAGGGAACGCACAGGCAATTTTAAAAGAAGTTTTAGTTTGGACGGGAGGACAGCCATTTCTCACTCAGAAGCTTTGTAAGTCGATCGCGCTTTCAAGCCAAAATACCATGAGTGGAATGCTGACCATTCCGCCGGGAACAGAGGCATACTGGGTGGAAAGCATAGTCAGGTCAAGCATCATCGAGCGCTGGGAATCCCAAGATGAACCGGAACATCTGCGGACAATTCGCGATCGCATCGAACGCAATGGAAAACGCGCCGGAAGAATGCTGGGCATATACCAGCAAATCTTACAAGGTGTTGAAGTTAAAACAGATGATAGTCGAGAACAAATTGAATTGCTACTCAGTGGTTTGGTTGTCAGGGAGAAGGGATTGTTCAAGGTAAAAAATCCTATCTACGAACAAATTTTTAACATCAAGTGGGTAGAAAAACAATTAACTTCTTTGCGTCCTTATTCTCAGACATTGGATGCTTGGGTAGCATCAAAACAGACTGACAGCTCGCGTCTGTTGCGCGGACAAGCTCTAAAAGATGCCCTCGCTTGGGCGTTGGGTAAAAGTTTGAGTGACTTGGATTATCAATATTTAGCTGCCAGTCAAGACTTGAGCAAGCAGGAAACTCAAAATGCCCTAGAATGTCTTGAACAAGCTAATCAAATCCTTTCATCAGCTAGACGGAAAGTAAAGAAAGAACACCTCAAGCACAGAATTTGGCCTGGTTGGACTGGCGTAACTGCTATATGCGTTGCTAGTTCGATTGTTTTGTTACGTTTGATGGGATTATTGCAGGGAATTGAATGGGATGTTTTAGACCAGTTTTTTCGCTTTCGTCCTTTAGAATCTCCCGATCCGCGTATAGTTATTGTCACTGTTGATGAAACCGATATTACTCAAATTGGACAGTGGCCTATGCCCGATACAATTTTAACTCAGGCAATTAAAAATATAAAAGCTCGCAATCCCAGAGCGATCGGTCTAGATCTGTATCGAGATTTGCCCGTAGAACCCGGTCATCAGGCATTAAAACAACTGTTTGAGTCCACTCCTAATCTGATTGGGATTGAAAAAATCGTTGGCAATAGGATTCCTCCACCGCCAATCTTAAGTCAGTTGGAACAAGTTGGCTTTGCTGATGTGGTGTTGGATGCGGATGGCAGAATCCGTCGCGGGTTGATGTCGGTTGAACACCAAAAGCAAATTCATTTGAGTTTAGGATTGCAACTTGCCTTAATATATCTAAAAGCCGAAGGGGTAACTGCAAAACAGTTAAACGACTATCGGTTGCAGTTAGGTCGAGCTATCTTAGTACCTTTTCATGGGAATGAAGGCGGCTATGTCCGGGCTAATTCTGGTGGGTATCAAATCTTGCTGAATTTTCGCGGTTCCTTAGATAATTTCCAGACAATATCTTTCGCCGATGTGCTGAAGAATCGGATTCCGCCAGATTTGATGAAAAATCGGATTATTATCATCGGTACAACTGCTGAAAGCCTCAATGACCTTTTTTATACGCCCTACAGCAGCAGTTTGTTCCGCACGCCTAAGCGTACATCGGGAGTGGCGATTCATGCTAATTTGATCAGCCATATTTTGAGTGCTGCTTTAGATGGGCGACCTTCGATCCGGGTTTGGACTAAACCGCAAGAGTGGCTGTGGATTTTGGTTTGGTCAGCTATCGGCGCATTGTTAAGCTGGAGGTTGAAGCCTTTGCAAATCGCGTCCGGTATCTTTTTAGCTGGTTCGGGGTTATTATTGGTTGCTTACCTGGCTTTTTTGCGGGGGTGGTGGTTACCCGTTGTTGGGCCAATGCTGGGTTTGGTCGCAGCTGCGATCGCTTTTGCGATCGTCATCAACAAACGATTAGAACAGCTTCAACTCCGACGAATTCTGGATTTACTTTTAGAAGAATGCGCTACTTATCCCACTGCGGGGCGTATTGCGATTGAATATCTCAAGCAATCAGAAAGCGATCGCAATCAAGCTTTTATCCAAAAGTGGACGATCGATCGAAATTTACGCTAA
- a CDS encoding PHP domain-containing protein, whose translation MLELHCHTTYSDGTLTPSALVKKAAQAGVKALAITDHDTLSGWDEAIAAASVCGLEIVPGVELSTVHNDRSLHILGFYPNREQLAPALSERLEGRKRRAAKMLANLAALGYPIKLPEMGEGMAPGRPHIATALVQAGYAKTSAEAFDRWLGDDGPAYVHYEKFSIVDGITLLRNCGAVPVWAHAYLFRGGAVEEVLKELVAAGLMGVEVYHPHHTPTQQKTLLGLCHQYGLLVTGGSDYHGPANSKSTESTTLNQLHVPLELLAPLKIAAQSLRVG comes from the coding sequence ATGTTAGAACTTCACTGTCACACTACTTACTCTGATGGCACCCTCACTCCAAGTGCCCTCGTCAAAAAAGCCGCCCAAGCGGGAGTGAAAGCCTTGGCAATTACCGACCACGATACCCTCTCAGGTTGGGATGAAGCAATAGCTGCTGCCTCTGTCTGCGGCCTAGAAATTGTCCCCGGTGTAGAGCTTAGCACCGTCCACAACGATCGCTCTCTGCATATTCTCGGTTTTTACCCAAATCGAGAACAACTGGCACCAGCCCTGTCAGAACGCCTGGAAGGACGGAAACGCCGCGCCGCCAAAATGCTTGCCAATTTAGCCGCATTGGGATATCCAATTAAATTGCCCGAAATGGGAGAAGGCATGGCACCCGGACGCCCTCATATTGCCACAGCACTGGTGCAAGCGGGTTATGCAAAAACATCTGCCGAAGCATTCGATCGCTGGTTGGGCGATGATGGCCCCGCTTACGTGCATTACGAAAAATTCTCGATCGTTGATGGCATCACATTATTACGCAATTGCGGTGCTGTCCCCGTGTGGGCCCATGCCTACCTGTTCCGAGGTGGTGCTGTGGAAGAAGTTCTCAAGGAATTGGTAGCCGCTGGTTTAATGGGAGTGGAAGTCTACCATCCCCATCACACCCCAACACAGCAAAAAACTCTCTTAGGTTTGTGCCACCAGTATGGTTTACTCGTAACTGGCGGTAGCGATTACCACGGCCCCGCTAACTCCAAAAGCACAGAAAGCACAACTCTCAATCAGCTGCACGTACCCTTGGAATTGCTCGCTCCACTCAAAATAGCGGCTCAAAGTTTGCGAGTTGGCTAA
- a CDS encoding cyclase family protein, translating to MEDQPNLLSIAESYLRDKVATIAAEIDSNPKALQNALKGLGELGVLALRIPQEWGGKGVSEETFQSFQELIAKYSGALAFLQTQHQSAAGMLFESKNASLKQEYLPRTSNGQVLLGVGFSQLRRSGRPLIVANPVEGGYVLDGEVPWVTGWGIFQDFIVAAVLPDGRAVFGMVPFVETYRNSDGAITFSQPMQLTAMTSTNTVTANLNKWFLPVELVVSIKSAGWIHENDKKNVLRATGLVLGCASAGIDIIEAAAINKSLSFINKALTLLNSELAQCRTTIRKAQGNTAITLTEKLQLRAWSIDLAVRIAHAAVTVSSGAANYAHHAAQRVYREALVFTVSGQTTAVMEATLERLTRPQNSDREKTITYSRSIHLSHAIDPHIPQWPGDPPVEFETVAALEKDGYYLRRFSLGEHSATHINAPNSFHATGVGIDKYPAESLIAPAVVIDIRDKVAERPDYVLTIADIKVWEAQHGQIPPNSVVLLYTGWQDKWFDSNAFLNSDMEGVLHFPGFGSEATEFLLNERQIAGVGIDTHGVDSGQDTTFTTNRLVLEKPRIVLENLTNLEQLPAKGITLFIGVLGLKDGSGSPAAVMGLVQGPP from the coding sequence ATGGAAGACCAGCCAAACTTACTCTCGATCGCTGAATCTTATCTGCGGGATAAAGTCGCTACCATAGCCGCTGAAATTGATAGCAATCCAAAAGCTCTCCAAAATGCACTCAAAGGTTTGGGCGAATTAGGCGTCCTTGCGCTGAGAATTCCTCAAGAATGGGGCGGTAAAGGTGTCAGCGAAGAAACTTTTCAGTCTTTCCAGGAACTGATAGCCAAATATTCCGGCGCTTTAGCTTTCTTGCAAACTCAACACCAAAGTGCTGCTGGTATGCTTTTTGAGAGTAAAAATGCCTCTCTCAAACAAGAATACCTCCCCCGCACTAGCAACGGTCAAGTGCTGCTGGGGGTAGGCTTTTCGCAACTGCGACGATCGGGCCGACCGCTAATTGTAGCTAATCCTGTAGAGGGAGGTTATGTATTAGATGGAGAAGTTCCTTGGGTAACTGGATGGGGTATATTTCAAGATTTTATTGTCGCCGCCGTTTTACCGGATGGTCGGGCTGTTTTTGGGATGGTTCCTTTTGTGGAAACATATCGAAATTCAGACGGTGCGATTACTTTTAGTCAACCGATGCAGCTGACAGCAATGACATCTACCAATACTGTAACGGCAAACCTGAACAAGTGGTTTTTACCCGTTGAACTTGTTGTTTCTATTAAATCTGCTGGTTGGATTCATGAAAACGATAAAAAGAATGTTTTGCGAGCGACTGGTTTGGTACTCGGTTGCGCTAGTGCTGGTATCGATATTATCGAAGCCGCCGCCATAAATAAGTCGCTTTCGTTTATAAATAAAGCATTGACGTTGCTGAATAGCGAACTCGCTCAATGTCGAACTACCATTAGAAAAGCTCAAGGAAATACAGCTATTACGCTAACAGAAAAGCTGCAATTGCGAGCTTGGTCGATCGACTTGGCGGTGCGAATAGCTCATGCAGCAGTTACTGTTTCTAGCGGTGCTGCTAATTACGCGCACCACGCAGCACAGCGTGTTTACCGAGAAGCGCTGGTGTTTACTGTTTCCGGTCAAACTACCGCAGTAATGGAAGCCACGCTTGAGAGGTTAACTCGTCCTCAAAATAGCGATCGCGAAAAAACCATTACCTACTCGCGATCGATCCATCTAAGTCATGCGATCGATCCTCATATACCCCAATGGCCCGGAGATCCACCTGTAGAATTTGAAACAGTAGCCGCACTAGAGAAAGATGGTTATTATCTGCGGCGTTTTTCCCTTGGCGAACACAGTGCAACCCATATTAACGCCCCCAACAGTTTTCACGCTACTGGTGTCGGAATTGACAAATATCCTGCCGAATCGCTAATTGCACCTGCTGTGGTAATCGATATTCGCGACAAAGTTGCCGAGCGTCCCGATTACGTCCTAACTATTGCCGATATTAAAGTTTGGGAAGCACAACACGGTCAGATTCCACCTAATAGTGTAGTGCTGCTGTACACAGGCTGGCAAGATAAATGGTTTGATAGCAATGCGTTTCTCAACTCGGATATGGAAGGAGTTCTGCATTTTCCGGGATTTGGAAGTGAAGCGACGGAGTTCTTGCTAAACGAACGTCAAATTGCTGGTGTGGGAATCGATACTCACGGCGTAGATTCCGGTCAAGATACAACCTTTACTACTAACCGTTTGGTATTAGAAAAACCCAGGATTGTGCTGGAAAATTTGACTAATTTGGAGCAGTTGCCAGCAAAAGGTATTACCTTATTTATTGGTGTTCTTGGCCTCAAAGATGGCTCTGGTTCTCCTGCTGCTGTAATGGGGTTAGTACAAGGGCCCCCCTAG